A genomic segment from Microbulbifer elongatus encodes:
- a CDS encoding GbsR/MarR family transcriptional regulator: MKLSSQAQAFVLHFGEMGSRWGFNRTVGQMFALLTIHSEPVNADQLAEALKISRGNVSMGLKELQAWRLIELHHQPGDRKDYFTAAGSIWDLARTVFEERRKRELDPTLTLLRQLLLTEPGDAQEAEAQKKIQEVYSLLEMLDQFANTLSKLDEKDLLKLMKLGSGLSKLLDLKSKATGAGSKAGAKKVPTRK, encoded by the coding sequence ATGAAGCTTTCCAGTCAGGCCCAGGCCTTCGTGCTGCACTTCGGTGAAATGGGTAGCCGTTGGGGATTCAACCGCACCGTGGGGCAGATGTTTGCCCTGCTCACCATTCACAGCGAACCGGTGAACGCAGACCAGCTGGCCGAGGCACTGAAGATCAGCCGCGGCAATGTGAGCATGGGGCTGAAGGAGCTGCAGGCCTGGCGGCTGATCGAGTTGCACCATCAGCCGGGGGACCGCAAGGATTACTTTACCGCGGCCGGCTCCATCTGGGATCTGGCGCGCACCGTATTTGAAGAGCGGCGCAAACGGGAGCTGGACCCGACACTCACCCTGCTTCGTCAACTGCTGCTGACAGAACCAGGGGATGCTCAGGAAGCCGAGGCGCAGAAAAAAATCCAGGAGGTGTACAGCCTGCTGGAAATGCTCGACCAGTTTGCCAATACCCTGAGCAAACTCGATGAAAAAGACCTGCTCAAACTGATGAAGCTGGGCTCGGGACTCAGCAAGCTGCTGGATCTGAAGTCCAAAGCAACTGGCGCCGGGAGCAAGGCCGGGGCGAAAAAAGTCCCGACACGTAAATAG
- a CDS encoding cytochrome ubiquinol oxidase subunit I: MLDTLILSRIQFAANISFHILFPTITIALCWILFFFKLRFDLTDNPVWMRAYRFWVKIFALTFALGVVSGITMSFQFGTNWPGYMETVGNIAGPLLGYEVLTAFFLEATFLGIMLFGIKRVPSKIHTFSALMVAIGTTLSAFWILALNSWMQTPAGYEIRDGVVHATSWLEVIFNPSFPYRLAHMLLASGLTAAFFVCGLSAYRILKGDEKQAPRLALKTGLILAAILAPLQAFVGDLHGLNTFEHQPQKVAAMEGVWETERGAPLLLFAVPNEETRSNDFAVGIPNLASLILTHEPDGEIRGLNEFEGDHPPVKPLFFGFRIMVGMGLLMLATAWTGCYLLRRKQQLPPVFLKLLVAMTFSGWVATLAGWYVTEVGRQPWLVTGILKTADAVTPVAPANVGLSLALYLIVYVILMWAYIHTLKRMALKSVTVEEFETAEPVADGSLTNLPHSHAHTETCGGTA, encoded by the coding sequence ATGCTGGATACTCTGATTCTTTCGCGCATACAGTTCGCTGCCAACATCAGCTTTCATATTCTCTTTCCCACCATCACCATTGCGCTCTGCTGGATTCTGTTCTTTTTCAAACTGCGCTTTGATCTTACCGACAACCCGGTGTGGATGCGGGCCTACCGCTTCTGGGTAAAAATATTCGCACTGACGTTTGCCCTCGGCGTGGTAAGCGGTATCACAATGTCATTCCAGTTCGGCACCAACTGGCCGGGCTATATGGAAACCGTGGGCAATATTGCCGGGCCCTTGCTGGGCTATGAAGTGTTGACAGCGTTTTTCCTGGAGGCCACCTTTCTCGGCATTATGCTGTTCGGCATCAAGCGGGTACCCAGCAAGATACACACCTTCTCCGCATTGATGGTGGCCATCGGCACCACACTTTCTGCCTTCTGGATCCTCGCACTCAACTCCTGGATGCAGACCCCGGCGGGCTATGAAATCCGCGATGGTGTTGTGCATGCCACCAGCTGGCTGGAAGTGATTTTCAACCCCTCCTTCCCCTACCGTCTGGCACATATGCTGCTGGCCTCCGGCCTTACCGCCGCCTTTTTTGTGTGTGGCCTTTCCGCCTACCGGATTCTGAAGGGCGATGAAAAACAGGCACCGCGGCTGGCCCTCAAAACCGGGCTCATCCTGGCGGCAATACTCGCTCCGTTACAGGCCTTTGTGGGCGACCTGCACGGATTGAACACCTTTGAACACCAGCCACAGAAAGTCGCGGCCATGGAAGGGGTATGGGAAACCGAGCGCGGTGCGCCGCTGTTGCTGTTTGCCGTGCCCAATGAAGAAACCCGCAGCAACGACTTTGCCGTGGGTATTCCCAATCTCGCCAGCCTGATCCTCACCCATGAACCTGACGGTGAAATTCGCGGGCTCAACGAATTTGAAGGCGATCACCCACCGGTAAAGCCGCTGTTTTTTGGCTTCCGTATTATGGTGGGCATGGGCCTATTAATGCTGGCAACCGCCTGGACCGGCTGTTACCTGCTGCGCCGTAAACAGCAGCTACCACCGGTGTTTCTGAAACTGCTGGTGGCCATGACCTTCTCCGGCTGGGTTGCCACTCTCGCGGGCTGGTACGTCACCGAGGTGGGACGGCAACCCTGGCTGGTGACTGGAATTTTGAAGACTGCAGATGCAGTCACTCCGGTAGCGCCGGCCAATGTGGGGCTTTCCCTTGCGCTTTATCTGATTGTGTATGTGATTTTGATGTGGGCCTATATCCATACCCTGAAACGTATGGCGCTGAAGTCAGTCACCGTGGAGGAATTTGAAACTGCGGAACCGGTAGCGGACGGTAGCCTGACCAATCTTCCCCATTCGCACGCACACACTGAAACTTGTGGAGGTACAGCATGA
- a CDS encoding TonB-dependent receptor: protein MEKAISRRNVLSSAIIALTTSAAPQMLSAAEETANTMEEVAVVGSRIQRNAEFETATPIQVMDRDAIEKSGYTNLQQMFEKNPAAGNGTFSTRGNNQDSTANGAAAVSLRGMGADATLVLVNGKRVAISAFAESITTNFVDINSIPITAVERVEVLKDGASAIYGSDAVAGVVNLVLRKDFEGAEVSADFGGADGYDEQSVSAIWGVNGDDSNLTLIFDHRSNSTLASVERPGLDTANQAPRGGMDFLSSRGYPGRFIVDGETTIDPDCPADSAFGATCVYDYGPWTLLTPEAERTGVLMLGHAQLSDSVEFFSEIAVQHNTSVAQGAPTPLDEDAGLTVPVTHPDNPFTGATSVDIGRYRTVDAGARQWDIETDNLRGVFGLRGSFADWDWEASVQRSRSESTQTGDRTQGWVRTDLLQQEIDAGRYNPFGGVQNPQSVINAITTSLVRQGKSELRGMDFTINGELFDTRNGAVAMAAGIERREESASDIPDDQFQRGLIFGTESVSAAASRDINSAFVEFAIPLAASLDLTLAGRYDDYSDFGSTTNPMANLLWTASEQLSLRASWGTGFRAPSLAQIGLGPSQESQFFTDTYGCAINDAYCASTDYNIVFSGNPDLEAEESESFNLGAVVKPLEGMQMSLDIWRITQEGKIDEVPFGYLYSQFCNDQNSSVCVRSAPLPGESLGSLQSINSGFINIGEQNVSGIDLSMVYSALTVAGGDLGLRLDYSYLTEFERVELNSAGDAFINRDLAGEYEYPEHRWAASADWARDTFAFTLGLNYVGEFEDTPDIDFDGTLDYDTNRSRMVDAFMTVNLQARYTGFEDMILSLGADNAFDEEPPFAIGDGDSDLYGYVSSQHDPRGRFIYGKVTYNF, encoded by the coding sequence ATGGAAAAAGCAATATCACGCCGCAATGTTCTTTCAAGCGCCATTATCGCGCTTACCACATCAGCAGCTCCACAAATGCTGTCTGCCGCCGAGGAAACCGCTAACACGATGGAGGAAGTTGCGGTTGTGGGCTCGCGGATTCAGCGCAATGCGGAGTTTGAGACCGCGACACCTATTCAGGTAATGGATCGCGATGCCATCGAAAAATCCGGCTACACCAACCTGCAACAGATGTTCGAGAAAAACCCGGCGGCCGGTAACGGCACCTTTTCGACCCGGGGAAATAACCAGGACTCCACCGCCAACGGGGCTGCGGCTGTCAGCCTGCGTGGTATGGGGGCGGATGCGACCCTGGTACTGGTCAATGGGAAACGGGTGGCGATCAGTGCCTTCGCCGAGAGCATCACCACCAACTTCGTCGACATCAACAGTATTCCCATAACCGCCGTTGAGCGGGTGGAAGTATTGAAAGATGGGGCTTCGGCGATTTACGGCTCCGATGCGGTGGCGGGAGTCGTGAACCTGGTGCTCCGCAAGGATTTTGAGGGGGCGGAGGTTTCCGCCGACTTTGGTGGCGCCGACGGTTATGACGAGCAGTCGGTGTCGGCGATTTGGGGTGTCAACGGTGACGACTCCAATCTGACGCTGATTTTTGATCACCGTTCCAATTCCACACTGGCCAGCGTGGAACGCCCCGGACTGGATACCGCAAACCAGGCACCGCGCGGTGGTATGGATTTTCTTTCGTCGCGGGGTTATCCGGGCCGCTTTATTGTGGATGGTGAGACCACCATTGATCCTGACTGTCCGGCAGACAGCGCTTTCGGTGCCACCTGTGTGTACGACTACGGCCCCTGGACACTGCTGACACCGGAGGCGGAACGCACCGGTGTGCTGATGCTCGGTCACGCGCAGTTGAGCGACAGTGTGGAGTTCTTCAGTGAAATTGCGGTGCAGCACAATACGTCCGTGGCCCAGGGGGCGCCGACGCCACTGGACGAAGACGCCGGCCTGACCGTACCGGTGACTCACCCGGACAATCCCTTTACCGGTGCCACCAGCGTGGATATCGGCCGCTACCGCACGGTGGATGCCGGTGCCCGACAGTGGGATATTGAAACCGACAATCTGCGCGGCGTATTCGGCCTGCGGGGCAGCTTCGCGGACTGGGACTGGGAGGCTTCAGTACAGCGTTCGCGCAGTGAATCCACCCAGACCGGTGACCGCACGCAAGGCTGGGTGCGCACCGACCTGTTACAGCAGGAAATCGATGCGGGCCGCTACAACCCCTTCGGCGGTGTGCAGAACCCGCAGTCGGTGATCAATGCCATCACGACCAGCCTGGTACGTCAGGGCAAGTCGGAACTGCGCGGTATGGACTTCACCATAAATGGCGAGCTGTTCGATACCCGCAACGGCGCCGTGGCCATGGCGGCAGGGATCGAGCGGCGCGAGGAAAGTGCTTCCGATATTCCCGATGACCAGTTCCAGCGCGGGCTGATTTTTGGCACAGAATCGGTTTCCGCGGCTGCCAGCCGAGATATCAACTCCGCATTTGTGGAGTTCGCTATTCCGCTGGCCGCCAGCCTGGATCTGACTCTGGCAGGCCGTTACGACGATTACAGTGATTTTGGCAGCACCACCAATCCGATGGCGAATCTGCTGTGGACCGCCAGTGAGCAGCTTTCTCTACGCGCCTCCTGGGGCACCGGGTTCCGTGCACCTTCTCTCGCGCAAATCGGCCTGGGCCCGTCGCAGGAGTCGCAGTTCTTCACCGACACCTACGGCTGCGCCATCAACGATGCCTACTGTGCGAGTACCGATTACAACATTGTGTTCTCCGGCAACCCGGACCTGGAAGCGGAGGAGTCCGAGTCCTTCAACCTGGGGGCGGTAGTGAAACCACTGGAAGGCATGCAGATGTCACTGGATATCTGGCGCATCACCCAGGAAGGCAAGATCGATGAGGTGCCGTTCGGTTACCTTTACAGCCAGTTCTGTAACGACCAGAACAGCAGCGTCTGCGTGCGCTCTGCCCCGCTACCTGGCGAGTCTCTCGGTTCGCTGCAATCCATCAACAGTGGCTTTATCAATATTGGCGAACAGAATGTTTCCGGTATTGACCTGAGCATGGTGTATTCCGCGCTGACCGTGGCCGGTGGTGATCTGGGTCTGCGCCTAGATTACTCCTATCTGACGGAGTTCGAGCGGGTGGAGCTCAACTCTGCCGGCGATGCGTTTATCAACCGCGATCTGGCCGGAGAATACGAGTACCCGGAGCACCGCTGGGCGGCCTCTGCGGACTGGGCGCGGGATACATTCGCGTTTACCCTGGGCCTGAATTATGTAGGCGAGTTTGAGGACACACCCGACATCGATTTCGATGGCACTCTGGACTACGACACCAACAGGTCGCGCATGGTGGATGCGTTTATGACGGTCAATCTTCAGGCCCGCTACACCGGATTTGAAGACATGATTCTGAGCCTGGGCGCTGACAACGCTTTTGATGAAGAACCACCCTTTGCCATTGGCGACGGCGACTCGGACCTATACGGCTATGTATCCAGCCAGCACGATCCTCGCGGACGTTTTATTTATGGCAAAGTGACTTATAACTTCTGA
- a CDS encoding DUF1853 family protein, which translates to MSSPSATAGSDPLATVTPNHWSNLLWALEAPDIAPDFPLPWLPVHRHRALTEFFSRPDVHSQLAPALLAHLERLRHHRLGIYFESLWAFAFTHHPDYELLAHNFPIRDQGKTLGELDFVVRHNPDNTYEHWEIALKFYLQVGDYWVGPGLRDRLDIKLARMRNHQLPIARSAIATDTLQASGLTIDRQWARMPGRLFSPLAGPDLPQPGALWWTDLAGFDAHLSAHQNNWRQLPKTGWLAPIQPDSSPPAFPVAHAHLARGPICVAAHDGQSEVSRGFLVPSDWLSRARNTVHQN; encoded by the coding sequence ATGAGCAGCCCATCCGCCACTGCAGGCTCCGACCCCCTCGCCACCGTGACACCCAATCACTGGAGCAATCTCCTGTGGGCGCTGGAGGCACCGGATATCGCGCCTGATTTCCCCCTGCCCTGGCTGCCGGTACACCGCCACCGGGCGCTCACCGAGTTCTTTTCCCGTCCTGATGTCCATTCACAACTGGCGCCCGCCCTGCTCGCGCATCTCGAGCGGTTGCGCCACCATCGGCTGGGTATCTATTTCGAGAGCCTGTGGGCATTCGCCTTTACTCATCACCCGGACTATGAACTTCTGGCCCATAACTTTCCCATTCGCGACCAGGGCAAGACCCTCGGCGAGCTGGATTTTGTTGTCCGCCATAACCCAGACAATACATATGAACACTGGGAAATAGCACTGAAGTTTTATCTGCAGGTGGGAGATTACTGGGTGGGGCCGGGGCTGCGGGACCGGCTGGATATCAAGCTCGCACGTATGCGCAATCACCAGCTGCCCATTGCCCGCAGCGCCATTGCCACAGACACCCTGCAGGCGTCGGGTCTCACCATAGACCGTCAATGGGCACGGATGCCGGGGAGACTCTTCTCCCCTCTGGCGGGGCCAGACCTCCCCCAGCCCGGGGCACTCTGGTGGACCGACCTGGCTGGTTTTGACGCCCACCTGTCCGCCCACCAGAACAACTGGAGGCAGCTACCCAAAACCGGCTGGCTGGCCCCCATCCAGCCCGATTCCTCACCACCGGCCTTCCCGGTTGCACACGCCCATCTTGCCCGGGGGCCCATCTGTGTGGCCGCCCACGACGGCCAGAGCGAGGTCAGCCGAGGCTTTCTGGTCCCCTCGGACTGGCTCTCCCGCGCCCGGAACACCGTCCATCAGAATTAA
- a CDS encoding tRNA-uridine aminocarboxypropyltransferase, whose amino-acid sequence MTAKYSTAYTRLRDRELAKSTRPFLAKGKSVKRCSDCQMGEFACMCAWRPRAESAVDFVLLMHRKELFKPTNTGRLIVDAFAGTPVFLWNRLEAPGELADILQDPARNCFIVFPADGTENGSRPVVREIPRSKKKTTLILLDGTWKQCSRMIGLSRWLDPVPCLSLPESLVRSYAVRDSGRDHRFSTAEAAISCLLLMQQERAASALQNYFRVFNQHYLATRGCYQPARGECHAQLEALLSE is encoded by the coding sequence ATGACTGCCAAGTATTCCACTGCCTATACCCGCCTGCGGGATCGTGAGCTGGCCAAATCCACCAGACCGTTCCTGGCCAAAGGGAAAAGTGTCAAACGCTGTTCCGACTGCCAGATGGGGGAGTTTGCCTGTATGTGTGCCTGGCGCCCCCGGGCAGAGAGTGCGGTGGATTTTGTACTGTTGATGCACCGCAAAGAACTGTTCAAACCCACCAATACCGGCCGCCTGATTGTGGATGCCTTTGCGGGCACGCCGGTTTTCCTGTGGAACCGGCTGGAAGCCCCGGGGGAACTTGCGGATATTCTGCAGGATCCCGCGCGCAACTGTTTCATAGTATTTCCCGCCGATGGTACCGAGAACGGCTCGCGCCCGGTGGTGCGGGAAATTCCGCGAAGCAAAAAGAAAACCACATTGATCCTGCTGGATGGCACCTGGAAGCAGTGCAGCCGTATGATCGGGTTAAGTCGCTGGCTGGATCCGGTTCCCTGCCTGAGTCTGCCGGAATCACTGGTGCGATCTTATGCGGTGCGCGACTCGGGCAGAGATCACCGCTTCTCCACCGCGGAAGCAGCCATCAGTTGCTTGCTGCTGATGCAGCAGGAACGCGCGGCGTCAGCCCTGCAGAATTATTTCCGGGTATTCAATCAGCACTATCTGGCGACACGGGGCTGCTACCAGCCCGCGCGTGGTGAGTGTCATGCGCAGTTGGAGGCGCTGTTGTCGGAATAG
- a CDS encoding OmpW/AlkL family protein produces MKSLRLAACITLLFPLLAHAQIPVSDVDLKRFYARVGASFIYPDDNNTSLKYHIFQDWNLYRTEWDIDDDVGWNISGVWRPLPYFGVELMYADGADFSLSLDHLKGRPGHERIDFGRFSASSANLFVNWYMMDLDCLGQPYLGIGVNYSDFYDDDLYPEFQNFLINSGIATGPSDFGMRHSWGASAQLGIDWRLGRGVARSWLINAAVIYTDANTDTIVTYTTDPGYQRLYSDFEVNPWTLNLGITYEF; encoded by the coding sequence ATGAAAAGTCTCAGGCTGGCCGCTTGCATAACATTATTGTTCCCGCTTTTGGCGCACGCGCAGATTCCTGTTTCTGATGTCGATCTCAAACGCTTTTACGCACGGGTGGGTGCCAGTTTTATCTACCCGGATGACAACAATACGTCGCTGAAATACCACATCTTTCAGGACTGGAACCTTTACCGCACAGAGTGGGATATTGACGATGATGTAGGCTGGAATATTTCCGGTGTATGGCGTCCGCTACCCTATTTCGGCGTAGAGCTGATGTACGCGGACGGCGCGGATTTTTCGCTGAGCCTGGATCACCTCAAGGGACGGCCGGGGCACGAACGTATCGATTTCGGGCGCTTCAGCGCGTCCTCCGCCAACCTGTTTGTCAACTGGTACATGATGGATCTGGACTGCCTGGGCCAGCCCTATCTGGGCATAGGTGTCAATTACTCGGACTTCTACGACGACGACCTCTACCCGGAATTTCAGAATTTTCTGATCAATAGCGGCATCGCCACCGGGCCCAGCGACTTCGGCATGCGCCACAGCTGGGGCGCCAGTGCCCAGCTGGGAATCGACTGGCGCCTGGGCCGTGGCGTGGCGCGTTCCTGGCTGATCAATGCGGCGGTGATCTATACCGACGCCAACACCGATACCATCGTCACCTACACGACGGACCCGGGTTACCAGCGGCTCTACTCGGATTTTGAGGTCAATCCATGGACTCTGAATCTGGGCATCACCTATGAATTCTAA
- a CDS encoding cytochrome d ubiquinol oxidase subunit II translates to MNEMVNHSGDWLPVVFIGLMGVAVLAYAILDGYDLGVGILLPMGEDDELQRDTMIASIGPFWDANETWLVLAIGLLLIAFPAAHSLILMHLYIPVAIMLIGLIMRGVAFDFRAKAAVDHKLAWDRTFKVGSLLTTLTQGYMLGQYVMGFDQSLPSLLFCAVSALGVTAAYSYIGAAWLVLKTEEKLQTRAVRWTQRAGRASLVGVIAVCAINPLVNPGVFDRWFTFPLVMFVLLIPALCFLGFVFNDILLARLPKADDRHSAVPFAIVVGIFTLCFSGIGFSFFPEIVPGQMNIWEAASARESLQFILVGAVIVIPVILLYTAFSYRVFRGKATDLHYH, encoded by the coding sequence ATGAACGAGATGGTCAACCACAGCGGCGACTGGTTACCGGTGGTTTTTATCGGATTGATGGGTGTGGCGGTGCTGGCCTACGCAATCCTCGATGGCTACGACCTGGGCGTGGGCATTCTGCTACCCATGGGCGAAGATGACGAACTGCAGCGGGATACCATGATCGCCTCCATCGGCCCTTTCTGGGATGCCAACGAGACCTGGCTGGTGCTGGCCATCGGACTGTTGCTGATTGCCTTCCCCGCAGCCCACAGTCTGATTCTGATGCACCTGTATATTCCCGTGGCGATTATGCTGATCGGCCTGATCATGCGCGGGGTGGCCTTCGACTTCCGCGCCAAGGCGGCGGTGGACCACAAGCTGGCCTGGGACCGCACCTTTAAAGTCGGCTCTCTGCTGACCACTCTCACCCAGGGTTACATGCTCGGCCAATATGTCATGGGCTTCGATCAGAGCCTGCCTTCACTGCTGTTCTGCGCGGTGTCTGCACTCGGTGTCACTGCGGCCTACAGCTATATTGGCGCGGCTTGGCTGGTGTTGAAAACCGAAGAGAAGTTGCAGACGCGGGCGGTGCGCTGGACACAACGCGCGGGGCGGGCATCCCTGGTGGGCGTGATTGCGGTGTGCGCAATCAACCCACTGGTAAACCCGGGCGTGTTCGATCGCTGGTTTACCTTCCCACTGGTGATGTTTGTGCTGCTGATTCCGGCGCTGTGTTTTCTGGGATTTGTATTTAACGATATTCTGCTGGCGCGACTGCCCAAGGCCGATGATCGCCACAGCGCCGTGCCCTTCGCCATTGTGGTGGGGATTTTCACCCTGTGTTTCAGCGGGATTGGATTCAGCTTTTTTCCGGAAATCGTTCCCGGGCAGATGAATATCTGGGAGGCCGCCAGTGCACGGGAATCCCTGCAGTTTATTCTGGTGGGAGCCGTAATCGTGATTCCAGTGATACTTCTGTACACGGCGTTTTCTTACCGGGTGTTTCGCGGGAAAGCGACCGATTTGCACTACCATTGA
- a CDS encoding autotransporter family protein translates to MNSKKQALLTVALLPAAIACILIPPAARAECTPGNIGTEGPDQILCDVNNDPAGADVSTLGGNDFVDIDTVTLGTVDTGTGNDTVEILDGVIETNLATGDGNDTVIVEGRDSEIGNYFSGGIHTGAGRDYVEILDGVAFEVLTGDGDDTLILDEGFIFHHANMGAGDDHFYYDEGVIEHFIGGDGSDTLRVDSFAYDATTLFDGGDDLTADDGYIDSIKFVLDHDLDGRLLQNWEQVIVNGSSKIDFFGTLAVGGGTAADGERLGLTIRRGGVVEFIPKAFTIQGDVVNAGTLWMNDGRFNQLDLAPHDDGRFGNYTGYDGRLWMDTTLAGDDSPTDLLNVAGDTAGHTFVRIYNFGGDGAMTTGDGIRIIDVAGHSAPDAFTLDGEYIGYDGQPVTVGGAYGYTLHYGGQTEPDDGDWHLRSTLPDPFTSSDQLVPRWQPGAVLYETYAQAIRRMNQPTTLRKRVGNRFWAGTNFKDRGLCCYGDAVERTIDGGGLWMRVNAFYNDNAPEESTANAQWQQDYGQVQIGSDFSFDPSVYRGRLMLGIFAQYGYGSTELDSFFGQGDIDTYNWGIGSTLTWYGSQSSYVDLQAQFNWFDSDLYSRELWYLGTGNDARGFNFSVEGGHSFKLCDFYSLTPQVQLAYTAEDIDDNHDPYGVRLEDTENQGGFARFGLAFEQRVSQRINRNMYGNLLLERIGLYAIANTYYYFDDKTEVKVSGTSLYQARDEWWAQLGLGFTYDQCGDRCSVYGEVDYASSVENFGDSDSVQLTLGFRFKW, encoded by the coding sequence ATGAATTCTAAAAAGCAGGCGCTGCTCACAGTCGCCCTGCTACCGGCCGCTATCGCCTGTATCCTCATTCCCCCCGCCGCGCGCGCAGAGTGCACCCCCGGAAATATCGGTACGGAGGGGCCGGACCAGATCCTGTGCGACGTGAATAACGATCCAGCAGGTGCGGATGTCAGTACCCTGGGCGGAAATGATTTCGTCGATATCGATACCGTTACCCTGGGGACCGTGGATACGGGTACAGGGAACGATACGGTAGAGATCCTCGACGGGGTGATCGAGACCAATCTTGCAACAGGAGACGGCAACGATACCGTGATCGTGGAGGGTCGCGACTCAGAGATTGGCAACTACTTTTCCGGCGGGATCCACACTGGCGCGGGCAGAGATTATGTGGAGATTCTCGATGGCGTGGCGTTCGAAGTTCTCACCGGCGACGGTGACGACACCCTGATACTGGACGAAGGATTTATATTCCACCACGCCAATATGGGCGCGGGGGATGATCACTTTTATTACGACGAAGGTGTGATCGAACATTTTATCGGGGGCGACGGCTCCGATACCCTCCGCGTGGATTCCTTCGCCTACGATGCGACCACCCTGTTCGATGGCGGCGATGACCTGACCGCCGACGATGGGTACATCGACAGTATCAAATTTGTGCTCGATCACGATCTGGACGGGCGACTGCTGCAGAACTGGGAGCAGGTGATCGTCAACGGCAGCTCGAAGATCGATTTCTTTGGCACCCTCGCGGTCGGCGGAGGCACCGCGGCCGATGGCGAACGCCTGGGGCTGACCATCCGCCGGGGAGGCGTGGTCGAATTTATTCCCAAAGCGTTTACCATCCAGGGCGACGTCGTCAATGCCGGCACCCTGTGGATGAACGACGGGCGCTTTAACCAGCTGGACCTCGCCCCGCACGACGACGGCCGCTTCGGTAATTACACCGGCTACGATGGTCGGCTGTGGATGGATACCACCCTCGCTGGTGACGACAGCCCCACCGACCTGCTGAACGTGGCGGGCGATACCGCCGGCCACACCTTCGTGCGCATCTACAATTTCGGCGGCGATGGTGCCATGACAACCGGCGACGGCATCAGGATTATCGATGTTGCCGGCCACTCCGCACCGGACGCGTTTACCCTGGACGGCGAGTACATCGGTTACGACGGCCAGCCGGTTACCGTGGGTGGAGCCTACGGCTATACCCTGCACTACGGCGGTCAAACCGAGCCGGATGATGGCGACTGGCATCTGCGCTCCACCCTGCCGGATCCGTTTACCAGCAGTGACCAGCTGGTGCCACGCTGGCAGCCGGGGGCCGTGCTGTACGAAACCTACGCACAGGCCATTCGCCGCATGAACCAGCCCACCACGCTGCGCAAGCGCGTGGGCAACCGCTTTTGGGCAGGCACCAACTTCAAAGACCGCGGTCTGTGCTGCTACGGCGATGCGGTTGAGCGCACCATTGATGGCGGCGGACTGTGGATGCGGGTCAATGCGTTTTACAACGATAATGCGCCCGAAGAATCCACAGCCAATGCGCAGTGGCAACAGGATTACGGGCAGGTACAGATCGGCTCCGACTTCTCTTTCGATCCCTCGGTCTACCGCGGGCGGCTGATGCTTGGCATTTTCGCCCAGTACGGTTACGGCAGCACCGAACTGGACAGCTTTTTTGGCCAGGGAGATATCGACACCTACAACTGGGGTATCGGTAGCACCCTGACCTGGTACGGCAGCCAGAGCAGCTATGTGGATCTGCAGGCGCAGTTCAACTGGTTTGATTCCGATCTCTATTCCAGAGAGCTGTGGTATCTGGGTACCGGCAATGACGCACGCGGTTTCAACTTTTCCGTGGAGGGAGGACACAGCTTCAAACTCTGCGATTTCTACTCCCTGACACCGCAAGTACAGTTGGCGTATACCGCAGAGGATATCGACGATAACCACGACCCCTACGGGGTGCGCCTTGAAGATACGGAAAACCAGGGCGGGTTCGCCCGTTTCGGACTGGCGTTCGAGCAGCGGGTAAGCCAGCGTATCAACCGCAATATGTATGGCAACCTGTTGCTGGAGCGCATCGGCCTCTACGCGATCGCCAATACCTATTACTACTTTGATGATAAAACGGAAGTGAAAGTCTCCGGCACCTCGCTGTACCAGGCGCGGGACGAATGGTGGGCGCAACTGGGGCTGGGGTTTACCTACGATCAGTGTGGTGACCGTTGCTCGGTTTACGGTGAGGTGGACTATGCCAGCAGTGTGGAAAACTTTGGCGATAGTGACAGTGTGCAGCTGACCCTTGGCTTCCGCTTCAAGTGGTAG